A genomic segment from Orrella daihaiensis encodes:
- the tssB gene encoding type VI secretion system contractile sheath small subunit, whose product MAGEGSVAPKERVNITYKPATGDAQAEVELPLKLLVLGDFTQKQDDRPIEERKPINIDKDNYNDVLKAQNLSLDLAVPNKLEPNSEDNLAVSLKFESLRDFEPDAIVEKVPELKEIIELRNALKALKGPLGNVPDFRKKLQALISDEGTRAKLLAELGIDQK is encoded by the coding sequence ATGGCTGGTGAAGGATCCGTCGCCCCGAAAGAAAGGGTCAATATTACGTATAAACCTGCCACGGGCGACGCTCAGGCCGAGGTTGAACTTCCATTGAAGCTTCTGGTGCTTGGTGATTTCACCCAAAAGCAAGATGATCGTCCTATCGAGGAGCGCAAGCCCATCAACATCGACAAGGACAACTACAACGATGTGCTTAAAGCGCAGAACCTGTCTCTGGATCTTGCGGTGCCAAATAAGCTTGAGCCCAACTCTGAAGACAACCTGGCGGTGAGCCTTAAGTTCGAGTCCCTCCGGGACTTCGAGCCCGATGCAATTGTCGAGAAGGTGCCGGAACTCAAAGAAATCATCGAACTGCGCAATGCCCTGAAAGCACTGAAGGGGCCGCTAGGCAACGTGCCGGACTTCCGCAAAAAGCTGCAAGCACTCATCTCAGACGAGGGCACGCGCGCCAAACTGCTTGCCGAACTCGGCATCGATCAGAAATAA
- a CDS encoding type VI secretion system Vgr family protein, with translation MLDIFLGRNAESRFAFKSQAPGAPQFDVVRFEGREAISSLFRFDITLVASTADVDLVDLTSHVATFAMRTATGSQYTPYHGVVSEAEQLGQVDDYYFYRVVLVPKLWGLTLTRINEIYLQEQSIPDLIADLLRDSEFSNADFKIAIRNPFDYRKRSFVCQYQETHFDFMSRWLEKEGLYYYFDHEPDPGLLALVGLGGSDSAQVVITDYKEAHSDKTLSLKYVPPENVQTARLDQSVTSFVWKRQQVTKKVIVQDYNYRKAAMADDLKADESVSGGRAGEVMYFGDNLRAKSEASRLAKVRAEQLACEVETFHGEAPAVGMRSGYFIELSSHYRKDCNGRFLVTEIVHRGSQVGVVLSGQTTQYAAGETGTTYQAKFRAIRANQQFRAKPVTPRPTVAGFLSGIVDSEGSGSSAELNEYGQYKVQMLYDLSDKRANKGSTWLRMASPYAGDGHGMHFPLLKGTEVVIGFAGGDPDQPVILGAVTNSENKNVVVDDNAQNNGIKSTSGNMIVMNDSTLGRGITLYSPSGSAYFTLGAFPSAANASSPKMPNLPDPGSITDAIGV, from the coding sequence ATGTTGGATATTTTTTTAGGGCGTAATGCGGAATCTCGGTTTGCCTTTAAGTCGCAAGCCCCGGGGGCACCTCAGTTTGACGTCGTAAGATTCGAAGGGCGCGAGGCTATTTCGAGCCTGTTTCGGTTCGACATCACGCTAGTTGCCAGCACGGCCGATGTGGATCTCGTTGATTTGACTAGCCATGTAGCGACTTTTGCCATGCGTACTGCAACCGGCTCGCAGTACACGCCGTATCACGGTGTCGTTAGCGAAGCTGAGCAACTTGGTCAAGTCGATGATTATTACTTTTATCGTGTCGTGCTCGTACCCAAACTCTGGGGTCTGACGCTAACCCGCATCAATGAGATTTACTTACAGGAACAGTCAATTCCTGATTTGATAGCTGATTTGTTGCGTGACAGTGAGTTTAGTAACGCAGATTTCAAAATCGCAATTCGCAATCCATTTGACTATCGCAAACGCAGTTTCGTCTGTCAGTACCAGGAGACGCACTTTGACTTCATGTCGCGATGGTTGGAAAAAGAGGGTCTTTACTACTACTTCGATCACGAGCCTGATCCTGGGCTGTTGGCGCTCGTTGGATTGGGTGGTAGTGACAGCGCGCAAGTGGTTATCACTGACTACAAAGAGGCACACTCGGACAAGACCCTTTCGCTGAAATACGTGCCACCGGAGAACGTTCAAACAGCTAGGCTTGACCAATCAGTGACGTCGTTTGTGTGGAAACGCCAGCAAGTCACCAAGAAGGTGATCGTGCAGGACTACAACTACCGCAAGGCGGCGATGGCTGACGATCTGAAGGCTGACGAATCGGTTTCAGGTGGACGCGCTGGCGAGGTGATGTACTTTGGCGACAACTTACGCGCAAAATCCGAAGCGAGCAGACTCGCGAAAGTGCGCGCCGAGCAACTTGCCTGCGAGGTGGAAACCTTCCATGGTGAGGCGCCGGCGGTCGGTATGCGGTCGGGCTACTTCATTGAACTTTCAAGTCACTATCGTAAAGACTGCAATGGCCGCTTTTTAGTGACCGAGATCGTGCACCGTGGCTCGCAGGTAGGTGTTGTTCTTTCGGGACAAACCACGCAATATGCTGCCGGTGAAACGGGCACGACTTATCAGGCCAAGTTTCGGGCGATACGTGCTAACCAACAGTTTCGCGCCAAGCCAGTAACCCCACGACCGACGGTAGCTGGGTTTTTGAGTGGCATCGTTGATAGCGAGGGATCGGGTAGTTCTGCAGAACTTAACGAGTACGGCCAGTACAAGGTTCAGATGTTATATGACCTCAGTGATAAGCGCGCTAACAAGGGGTCGACCTGGTTAAGAATGGCATCACCTTATGCCGGTGATGGTCATGGGATGCACTTTCCGTTGCTTAAGGGAACCGAAGTTGTGATTGGCTTTGCTGGGGGCGATCCTGATCAGCCGGTCATCCTCGGTGCGGTCACCAACTCGGAAAATAAAAACGTGGTGGTGGATGACAACGCGCAAAACAACGGTATCAAGAGCACCTCAGGCAACATGATCGTCATGAATGACAGTACGTTGGGTAGAGGCATTACGTTGTACTCGCCCAGTGGTTCAGCCTATTTCACCCTGGGCGCATTCCCTTCGGCTGCAAACGCTTCATCTCCCAAGATGCCAAACTTGCCAGACCCTGGTTCGATTACCGATGCGATTGGTGTCTGA
- a CDS encoding DUF2169 family type VI secretion system accessory protein, whose amino-acid sequence MRLLKPETTEFTYRVISLAPDRYSLAVAFMVPFYLHDEGKPGPKVTSPVWEAIKPAVEGYSVFDEGWPKLRGEYVVFGAAYPASVGKTQPVSAQVTVGSLSKRLAVFGDRFFNALGGISDPLPFERMPIAPATALGGEGFDGNPYGKGAVAIKEKDGSLRQPLPNVELPDALMTSATSRPGVAGFWQYYPDMPQRAQYLGKFDDQWTKTRWPHLPLDTDFTYFQVAPPDQRLAEGFWQGGETVVLQNMHPKHSVLQAQLPALRVRVFPVVAVSETDVELAEVQTRLETVYLMPDQLTGVALYRTVIQVSTPDAREVVGLCAATEPLSEPARAAIDYVNMYKPVIRSALGPVVRRPPPKPSTELEESQRLDELMQQFTQERQTFSARMKAAGMSDAQVLQSLRQNPQTRAFALAIEQSSGSVEKFFEEVQAVVAMLDDESLKDELNPSDPSKGQDAQRGRLEVIRRKSHGQNCRDLSLADADLSGLDLSDMDFSGSMLSGACFVGATLRNAKFDRSVLVAAMFTGADLGAASFTLASLNKANFDAATLNGINAFRADLSSCSFTDAVLEGADLSMATLASSSLRNANLSAATAMQTDFTGAVMTRTNLAGAKLVEAVFSGADLSEADLSKATCIKANFQVAKLHKARLTGADLTDSAASEGTTATYADFRDANMDRASWQGVNLSGANLDRITGDALDLTGCGMSQTSMRRAVAKGVRFDRATIDQSNLSMSNFMEGSFSGARLTSVAMQSANLYGVNFLDVEFDNVNLDGSYIERTILAERLGQTQL is encoded by the coding sequence ATGCGCTTGTTAAAACCCGAAACCACCGAGTTTACCTACCGTGTTATCTCTTTGGCTCCGGATCGGTATTCGCTCGCAGTGGCTTTTATGGTTCCTTTTTACCTGCACGATGAGGGCAAGCCAGGGCCAAAAGTTACTTCGCCTGTATGGGAAGCGATTAAGCCTGCTGTCGAGGGCTACTCGGTGTTTGATGAGGGTTGGCCCAAACTGCGCGGCGAGTATGTCGTCTTTGGTGCGGCCTATCCTGCGTCAGTTGGGAAAACCCAACCTGTATCTGCTCAGGTGACGGTCGGTTCTTTGAGTAAGCGGCTCGCGGTGTTTGGTGATCGGTTTTTCAATGCGCTAGGCGGTATTTCAGATCCACTGCCGTTTGAACGGATGCCGATAGCCCCGGCAACGGCACTTGGCGGCGAGGGCTTTGACGGCAACCCATACGGCAAAGGCGCAGTCGCGATCAAAGAAAAGGACGGTTCACTGCGCCAGCCTTTGCCTAATGTGGAGCTGCCTGATGCTCTCATGACCTCGGCCACGAGTCGACCAGGCGTAGCCGGATTCTGGCAGTACTACCCGGACATGCCGCAGCGTGCCCAATATCTTGGCAAGTTTGATGACCAGTGGACTAAAACCCGTTGGCCGCATCTTCCTCTGGACACTGACTTCACCTATTTTCAGGTTGCTCCGCCCGATCAGCGTCTGGCAGAAGGGTTCTGGCAGGGTGGCGAGACAGTTGTCCTGCAAAACATGCATCCCAAGCACAGCGTCCTGCAGGCGCAATTGCCTGCGCTGCGCGTGAGGGTGTTTCCCGTGGTCGCCGTGTCTGAGACGGACGTTGAATTAGCCGAAGTTCAGACCCGTCTGGAAACGGTTTATTTGATGCCAGACCAGCTTACAGGCGTTGCCCTCTACCGGACTGTAATACAGGTCTCCACACCCGATGCCCGCGAAGTCGTTGGTTTGTGTGCTGCAACCGAGCCACTGTCTGAACCCGCACGTGCGGCGATCGACTACGTCAATATGTACAAGCCCGTGATCAGGTCGGCCTTGGGACCCGTAGTTCGTCGCCCACCGCCCAAACCTTCGACCGAGCTTGAAGAAAGCCAGCGTCTTGATGAGCTCATGCAGCAATTTACCCAAGAGCGACAAACTTTCTCCGCTCGAATGAAGGCGGCTGGCATGAGTGATGCGCAAGTACTGCAGTCTCTCCGACAAAACCCCCAGACGCGTGCGTTTGCATTGGCCATCGAGCAGTCCAGTGGCAGCGTCGAGAAGTTCTTTGAAGAGGTGCAGGCCGTGGTGGCCATGCTCGATGATGAAAGCCTAAAGGACGAACTAAATCCGTCTGATCCGTCCAAGGGTCAGGATGCCCAGCGGGGCCGGCTTGAGGTTATTCGGCGCAAGAGCCACGGTCAGAACTGCCGCGACTTGAGCCTTGCCGATGCTGATCTCTCGGGTCTTGATTTGAGCGACATGGATTTTTCAGGGTCGATGCTGTCTGGCGCATGTTTTGTGGGTGCAACGTTAAGAAACGCAAAATTCGATCGATCCGTTCTAGTGGCGGCCATGTTTACAGGCGCTGACCTGGGGGCGGCGAGTTTTACGCTGGCGAGCCTGAACAAAGCGAATTTCGATGCGGCAACTTTAAATGGTATCAACGCTTTCCGCGCTGACTTGTCCTCATGTTCGTTTACTGACGCTGTGCTGGAGGGAGCTGATTTATCGATGGCAACCCTCGCGAGTTCAAGTTTGCGAAACGCCAACCTTTCAGCAGCCACGGCGATGCAGACCGACTTCACGGGTGCAGTCATGACACGCACCAACCTGGCGGGTGCGAAATTGGTGGAGGCTGTATTCTCCGGGGCTGACTTGTCGGAAGCTGATCTATCAAAAGCGACATGCATCAAGGCGAACTTTCAAGTCGCCAAATTGCACAAAGCGCGTTTGACTGGCGCAGATTTGACCGATAGCGCTGCTAGCGAGGGCACTACCGCAACGTATGCGGATTTCAGGGATGCCAACATGGACCGAGCCAGTTGGCAGGGTGTGAATCTGTCGGGGGCGAATCTGGATCGCATCACGGGTGATGCTCTCGATCTAACTGGCTGCGGGATGTCGCAGACTTCAATGCGTCGCGCTGTCGCCAAGGGCGTTCGGTTCGATCGTGCCACCATCGATCAGTCAAACTTGTCAATGAGCAATTTCATGGAAGGCTCGTTCTCAGGTGCCCGACTGACCTCAGTGGCCATGCAGTCGGCCAATCTTTACGGCGTTAATTTTTTGGATGTGGAGTTTGACAATGTCAACTTAGACGGCTCCTACATTGAACGAACCATCTTGGCTGAACGTCTGGGACAGACCCAGCTATGA
- the tssC gene encoding type VI secretion system contractile sheath large subunit, with product MSEEAKKEESGGAAASGSLLDELLMTSKVRPGGESYDITKQGIQTFISSLLEPGRITDRVTAGLADEMIAELDKKLCRQVDEILHNPDFQRLESSWRSLKFLVDRTNFRENIKIEVMNASKEDLLSDFEDSPEITKSGLYRNCYTAEYGQFGGQPYGAIVANYEFGPGASDIKLLQNCAAVSAMSHAPFIAAAGAEFFGLDDFTKLPDLKDLSSIFESPQYTKWQGFRESDDSRNVGLVVPHFLLRTPYGQNTTPSKKFNYEENVADGHNKFLWGNAAFAFASRLTQSFADYRWCANIIGPQGGGTVGDLPIYNYEAMGEIQTKIPTEMLISERREFELAEQGFISLAMRKNSDNAAFFSANSCQKPKFFGNTKEGKEAETNFKLGTQLPYIFVVSRLAHYIKVLQRENIGTWKERADLEGELNNWIRQYVADMDAPGPEVRSRRPLRSAQIEVHDVEGDPGWYRVSMRVRPHFKYMGASFTLSLVGKLDKS from the coding sequence ATGAGTGAAGAAGCCAAGAAAGAAGAATCAGGTGGCGCAGCAGCCAGTGGATCGCTGCTTGACGAACTCTTGATGACCAGCAAGGTGCGCCCGGGTGGTGAGTCTTATGACATTACCAAGCAGGGTATTCAGACGTTCATTTCGTCATTGCTTGAGCCAGGACGCATCACTGACCGAGTGACCGCAGGCTTAGCCGATGAAATGATTGCCGAGCTGGATAAAAAGCTTTGCCGTCAGGTGGACGAAATTCTGCACAACCCGGATTTCCAGCGTTTGGAGTCGTCCTGGCGTTCGCTGAAGTTTTTGGTTGACCGCACCAATTTCCGTGAGAACATCAAGATCGAGGTCATGAACGCCAGTAAGGAAGACTTGCTAAGCGACTTCGAAGACTCCCCGGAAATCACCAAGTCTGGCCTCTATCGTAATTGCTACACCGCTGAGTACGGGCAGTTCGGCGGCCAACCTTACGGCGCCATCGTGGCCAACTACGAGTTTGGTCCAGGCGCATCCGACATCAAACTGCTACAAAACTGCGCTGCTGTTTCCGCCATGTCGCATGCACCATTTATCGCTGCTGCAGGTGCTGAATTCTTTGGGTTAGATGACTTTACGAAGTTGCCTGATCTTAAAGATCTGTCATCAATTTTTGAGAGTCCGCAGTACACGAAGTGGCAGGGTTTCCGCGAAAGCGACGATTCTCGTAATGTTGGCTTGGTTGTACCGCACTTCCTGTTGCGCACTCCTTATGGTCAGAACACCACGCCTTCGAAGAAGTTCAACTACGAAGAGAACGTCGCTGACGGTCACAACAAATTCCTATGGGGTAACGCAGCCTTTGCATTTGCCTCGCGCCTGACGCAAAGCTTTGCTGACTACCGCTGGTGCGCCAACATTATTGGCCCGCAGGGCGGCGGCACGGTGGGTGACCTACCGATCTATAACTATGAAGCCATGGGCGAGATCCAGACCAAGATCCCGACCGAAATGCTGATTTCCGAGCGCCGCGAGTTCGAATTGGCCGAGCAAGGTTTTATTTCACTGGCCATGCGTAAGAACAGTGACAACGCTGCGTTCTTCTCGGCCAATTCCTGCCAAAAGCCCAAGTTCTTTGGCAACACCAAAGAAGGCAAGGAGGCTGAGACCAACTTCAAGCTTGGTACACAGCTGCCCTACATTTTCGTGGTCAGTCGCTTGGCGCACTACATTAAAGTGCTACAGCGCGAGAACATCGGTACCTGGAAGGAGCGCGCTGATCTAGAGGGCGAACTCAATAACTGGATCCGTCAGTACGTGGCAGACATGGATGCTCCGGGGCCCGAGGTTCGTAGCCGCCGCCCGTTGCGCAGCGCCCAGATCGAAGTACACGATGTCGAAGGCGATCCGGGCTGGTACCGCGTTTCCATGCGTGTGCGTCCACACTTCAAGTACATGGGTGCGTCATTCACGCTCTCACTCGTGGGCAAGCTCGACAAAAGTTAA
- the tssG gene encoding type VI secretion system baseplate subunit TssG — protein MASDARHQAADLTKRLLARGDRYSFFQAYRLLRLLAKREGVAEQDAIRVRPRLGLGFPQTDLQGIEEHGRQRYRVTANFLGLYGVDSPLPTFYTEDLLNEQADGYAVNREFLDVFAQSIYPMFFEAWLKSRPALRVIEYGDTRMLEILYAFVGIEQPHSKFSQPGVGSLLYCGALYNQQTRTAEGLKAVLKASLPNAQVEVRQLQVAWVAIAPEQRFSLGREACTLGDNAHLGARCRTLDGISIELTNLSIQSYRELLPGGTGHERFRFLVDYYLIEPLPVRVGLRLKAGEAAPARVVGIEWSSLGADTWLVSGLDEESVSTSFELRLREPLALAA, from the coding sequence ATGGCCAGCGATGCTCGGCACCAAGCCGCTGATCTGACCAAACGGCTACTCGCCCGCGGCGACCGGTATTCCTTTTTCCAGGCTTACCGCTTGTTGCGTTTGCTAGCCAAGCGAGAGGGCGTTGCTGAACAAGATGCCATCCGGGTTAGGCCCCGCCTTGGTCTGGGGTTTCCGCAAACAGACCTGCAGGGTATCGAGGAACACGGCCGCCAGCGGTATCGGGTTACCGCCAATTTTCTGGGGCTCTATGGTGTTGATTCACCGTTGCCCACCTTTTATACAGAGGACTTACTTAATGAGCAAGCCGATGGCTATGCAGTTAATCGCGAGTTTCTCGACGTTTTTGCTCAATCGATTTACCCCATGTTTTTCGAGGCTTGGCTTAAGTCTAGGCCAGCTTTGCGCGTTATCGAATATGGTGATACGCGCATGCTTGAGATCCTCTATGCCTTTGTCGGCATTGAGCAGCCCCATTCGAAGTTTTCCCAGCCTGGCGTTGGGTCCCTTCTTTACTGTGGGGCCTTGTATAACCAGCAGACCCGCACGGCCGAGGGTCTGAAGGCGGTGCTCAAAGCGTCATTGCCAAACGCTCAGGTAGAAGTCCGGCAGTTGCAGGTGGCCTGGGTAGCGATCGCACCCGAGCAAAGATTCAGTCTTGGTCGCGAGGCTTGCACGCTAGGTGACAACGCGCATTTGGGTGCTCGTTGCCGAACGCTAGATGGTATCTCGATTGAACTAACCAATCTCTCGATTCAAAGCTACCGCGAATTGTTGCCTGGTGGAACGGGGCATGAGCGCTTCCGATTTTTGGTGGACTACTACCTGATTGAACCATTGCCTGTGCGGGTTGGGCTCAGGCTCAAAGCAGGTGAGGCTGCACCAGCGCGCGTTGTTGGCATCGAATGGTCGAGCTTGGGCGCTGACACGTGGCTCGTCAGTGGTCTGGATGAGGAAAGTGTGAGCACCTCATTTGAGTTGCGGTTACGCGAGCCGTTAGCGCTCGCGGCATGA
- the tssF gene encoding type VI secretion system baseplate subunit TssF yields MATDYKAFYSDELRRLRHYSQEFARDNPAIAPMLGTPAVDPDIERLLEGVAFLNGHTRQKLQDEFPEIAQELTSILMPQILRPVPAATMMVFEPKASLKEAALIPAGTELAARPVDGVSCRFATTVDLQIDQVSLRSVQWRVTDSGERFLRLEVSAVQGTQGIQVPDRLRFFLGDNPEVAANLLMFLQYYGERIELVDRQAGRIRLNQGLAFPGFDEALVPQPDNGMPGFGLIRELLFFPEKFLYVEFCGLSDVAQKLSGPDFALEVTIRKSAHALPELAASSFMINVVPAVNLFSQSAEPVNVTHEIPDYLVLPDGLARQHHQIYSIDSVIGLRQGDINHRPYIPFSWMQFDASKRERTYRASIKPAMSGDWVETYLSLAYEPDEVPRPETLSIELTCTNRWLPERLKLGDVCEPTNTSPERCSFRNITSVKGAVDAPIGEDLLWSCISHTALNFMSLGNTDTARSLLRLYNSFRTNDHTIRLANDRQIEGILSVVTQPETRVYRGAVIRGQVVSVMCDQSNWPSVGAMYLWGCVLARFFATYASINVYTRFEMKDRNTGVEFKWPAMLGTKPLI; encoded by the coding sequence ATGGCCACCGACTACAAAGCTTTTTATTCCGATGAGTTGCGCCGGTTGCGGCATTACTCGCAGGAGTTCGCGCGCGACAATCCGGCGATTGCACCGATGCTTGGCACGCCGGCGGTCGACCCGGATATCGAGCGGTTGCTTGAGGGCGTTGCTTTTTTGAATGGTCATACTCGCCAGAAATTGCAGGACGAGTTCCCAGAGATCGCGCAAGAGCTTACCAGCATTCTGATGCCACAGATTTTGCGGCCTGTGCCTGCGGCCACGATGATGGTGTTTGAGCCCAAGGCATCGCTAAAAGAGGCGGCACTCATTCCCGCGGGTACAGAGCTTGCGGCTAGACCAGTTGATGGGGTGAGTTGCCGTTTTGCGACGACAGTCGACCTTCAGATTGACCAAGTGTCGCTGCGCAGTGTCCAGTGGCGAGTGACAGACAGTGGCGAGCGTTTTTTAAGACTCGAGGTCTCGGCTGTTCAAGGCACACAAGGGATCCAGGTCCCTGACAGGCTGCGTTTTTTTCTTGGGGATAACCCTGAAGTCGCTGCCAACCTCCTGATGTTTTTGCAGTACTACGGCGAGCGCATCGAGCTCGTTGATCGACAGGCTGGCCGGATTCGTCTCAATCAGGGCTTGGCATTTCCCGGTTTTGATGAGGCACTTGTGCCCCAGCCAGACAATGGCATGCCCGGATTCGGGTTGATTCGGGAGTTGTTGTTTTTCCCGGAGAAATTTCTCTATGTCGAGTTCTGTGGGTTATCAGATGTCGCACAGAAGTTAAGCGGACCAGATTTCGCGCTCGAAGTAACCATTCGCAAGTCTGCGCACGCGCTGCCAGAGCTTGCTGCTAGCAGTTTTATGATCAATGTTGTGCCAGCCGTGAATTTGTTCAGCCAATCCGCAGAGCCCGTCAATGTCACCCATGAGATTCCGGACTACCTGGTACTGCCGGATGGGTTGGCACGTCAGCATCATCAGATTTATTCGATTGATTCGGTGATTGGTTTGCGTCAAGGCGATATCAACCATCGGCCATACATACCGTTTTCCTGGATGCAGTTCGACGCGAGTAAGCGCGAGCGAACCTATCGAGCCAGTATCAAGCCTGCGATGAGTGGTGATTGGGTCGAAACTTATTTGTCCTTAGCCTACGAACCTGATGAGGTTCCCCGGCCAGAGACACTGTCCATCGAGCTGACTTGCACCAATCGATGGTTACCTGAACGACTCAAGCTCGGTGATGTGTGCGAGCCCACCAACACATCACCTGAGCGCTGCTCGTTTCGCAACATCACGTCAGTCAAGGGGGCGGTCGATGCGCCGATTGGTGAGGATTTGCTCTGGTCCTGCATCAGTCACACGGCTCTGAATTTCATGTCACTTGGCAATACTGACACCGCAAGGTCGCTTTTGCGACTCTATAACAGTTTCCGTACCAACGACCATACGATCCGGTTAGCTAATGATCGGCAGATCGAAGGCATATTGAGTGTCGTGACGCAGCCAGAGACCCGCGTTTATCGGGGAGCAGTGATTCGAGGTCAAGTGGTAAGCGTAATGTGCGATCAGTCCAATTGGCCGTCCGTCGGCGCCATGTATCTGTGGGGTTGTGTGCTGGCGCGGTTTTTTGCGACGTATGCCAGCATCAATGTATATACCCGCTTTGAAATGAAAGATCGAAACACGGGGGTGGAGTTCAAATGGCCAGCGATGCTCGGCACCAAGCCGCTGATCTGA
- the tssE gene encoding type VI secretion system baseplate subunit TssE, with protein sequence MPSLRLSERLTYAVNPRLTAGMTADSLGKKSIVDHLTRLLNTRQGSVPIDPNYGMSDLSNIAGSFAMGTTESICEEVAIQISRYESRVTNPRITVNNSTDERNVIALRFDVSARLADAQRKPTDEMLSLLMRIDASGRVHLTPRQDF encoded by the coding sequence ATGCCTAGCCTGCGTCTCTCGGAGCGACTGACCTATGCCGTCAACCCACGCTTAACCGCCGGGATGACGGCAGACAGCCTAGGTAAAAAGTCCATTGTTGACCATCTCACCCGACTGCTGAACACGCGCCAGGGTTCTGTGCCGATAGATCCGAACTACGGCATGTCGGACTTGAGCAACATCGCAGGTTCGTTTGCAATGGGCACCACGGAGTCCATCTGTGAGGAAGTCGCCATTCAGATTAGTCGCTATGAGTCCCGGGTCACCAATCCCCGAATCACGGTAAACAACAGCACGGACGAAAGAAACGTGATCGCACTCAGATTCGATGTCAGTGCCCGACTAGCAGATGCGCAGCGCAAGCCGACCGATGAAATGCTGTCGCTCCTGATGCGAATCGATGCTAGCGGCCGAGTGCACTTAACGCCGCGGCAAGATTTCTAA
- a CDS encoding Hcp family type VI secretion system effector: MPMPGYLSVTGQTQGNIEGGCTIDGHQGKILVQAVDHTIEIPKSIQTGLPTGKRIHGPMSITKVIDKASPKLFQALTSGEQLTNAKLEYYRISPQGKEELYYTVEIKNAIITSMRKFVPNCLDPDNKPIEHMEEVAFTYETIIETFTPDGIEAQDSWNAPKS, from the coding sequence ATGCCAATGCCAGGATATCTCTCAGTGACCGGTCAGACCCAGGGCAATATCGAGGGTGGCTGCACCATCGATGGCCACCAGGGCAAGATTCTTGTCCAAGCCGTTGATCACACCATTGAGATCCCTAAGTCGATCCAGACCGGCCTGCCCACAGGAAAGCGAATCCATGGCCCAATGTCCATTACCAAGGTAATTGACAAGGCCTCGCCCAAACTCTTTCAGGCGCTGACATCGGGCGAGCAGTTAACCAACGCAAAGCTTGAGTACTACCGCATCTCGCCACAAGGCAAAGAAGAGTTGTATTACACCGTGGAAATCAAGAACGCGATCATTACATCGATGCGTAAATTCGTACCGAACTGCCTTGACCCAGACAACAAGCCCATCGAGCACATGGAAGAAGTGGCGTTTACGTATGAAACCATCATCGAGACCTTCACGCCTGATGGCATCGAAGCCCAGGACTCTTGGAACGCACCCAAGTCATAA